The DNA sequence ACTGCGCTTCCTGCCGCCTTATGTGATCGGCAAAGCGCACGTGGATGAAGTCATAGAAAAACTGGATTTAGTTTTGGCAGAAGAGGAAGGTCAGATCAATACGAAAGCGCAGGGTAAGGCGCGGAGGAGCATAGCAAGTTGAAAACACAAACTGTTAAATCATCTGCGGTCATGGCGGTTCCCGGGCAGAGGCCGCAATGGTCTAAAGACCTGATTTCCATCGCAGACCTGGGGCCCGAGGGCGTCAAAGGCATACTTGATTTGACCATGCTGGTCAAAACACGCCCGGCAGATTTCCGCCGGTCGCTCGCGGGAAAACAAATCGTGCTGTTTTTCGAGAAGCCTTCGCTGCGCACCCGCATCACCTTTGAAGCCGGGATGAACGGCCTGGGAGGCACATCGCTCTTCTTCGACCAGACCAACGCCCGCCTGGGCGCGCGCGAAAAGCTCAGCGATATCGCCCATAACCTGGAGCGTTGGGTTGATGGTGTGGTGTTGCGCACCTTTGAGCACACGACCGTTACGGAGATGGCGCTGCACGCGGGCATCCCGGTCATCAACGGGCTAAGCAGTCTGGAGCATCCCTGCCAGGCCCTGGCAGACTACTTCACGCTGATGGAAAAGTTTGGAGACCTTAAAAAAATCCGCCTGGCTTATGTGGGAGACGCCAACAATGTGGCGCACTCGCTGATGCTGACCGCCGCTTGCCTGGGCTCGAAGATCACGGTGGCGACGCCCAAAAGTTACAACCCCGACCCCCACATCCTGAGCACAGCTTTGGAGATCGCCTCCGAAACGGGAGCCTCAATTGAAGTGACTCACGACGCGCGCGCGGCCGTCAAAGACGCGGACGCGGTTTATACCGACGTTTGGGCCAGCATGGGGCAGGAGAGCGAAGCAGAAAAGCGCAAGAAGACATTTGCTCCCTATCAGGTCAATGAAGAGCTCTTCGCGCAGGCTGCTCCTCATGCGGTATTCATGCATTGCCTGCCTGCCCATCGTGGAGATGAAGTCACAGATGAGGTCATAGATTCGTCCCGGTCGGTAGTCTTTGACCAGGCAGAAAATCGCATGCACGCTCAAAAAGCAGTCATGCTCATTTTATTAGGCGGAGAAATCAAACGCTCTCCGCAGAGGAGCGCACATGTCTGAAAAAGTTGTTCTTGCATATTCCGGGGGGCTCGATACTTCCATCATCATTCCATGGTTGAAGGAAAACTACGGCTCCGAGGTGATCGCCATGGTCGGCGATGTTGGCCAGGGAGACGACATCGAAGCGGTTGTGAAGAAGGCCTATGCCACCGGGGCATCCAAGGTCGTGGTGGAAGATATGCGCGAGGAATTTCTCACCGGCTATGTGTTTCCCGCCATCATGGCCGGGGCCGTCTACGAACATAAATACCTGCTGGGCACTTCTCTCGCACGCCCCGTCATCGCCAAGCATCAGGTGCAGGTGGCTTTGCGCGAAGGGGCTACCGCTGTGGCCCACGGTTGCACCGGCAAAGGCAACGATCAGGTGCGCTTTGAGCATGCCTATCAGGCCCTGGCGCCACATTTGAAGATCATTGCACCCTGGCGCGAATGGGATTTGAAGTCGCGTGAAGACTGCCTCGACTATGCCGAGAAACGCAAGATACCCGTCGCTGCCAGCCGGGAGAAGATCCACAGCCGCGACCGCAACATACTGCACTTGAGCCATGAAGGCGGCGAGCTGGAAGATCCGGCGAATAAGCCACTGGAAACCACGTGGCAGATGACGCAATCGCCCGAGGCTGCGCCCGATAAGGTAGAGCGGGTTGAGATTGGCTTTGCCGCGGGCGTTCCCGTTTCGGTCAACGGCAAGCAGATGGACCCGGTTTCGCTCTTGCAGCAATTGAATGAGATCGGCGGGCGCAACGCCATCGGCCGGGTTGATCTGGTGGAAAACCGCTTTGTGGGCATCAAGTCGCGGGGCTGCTATGAGACTCCAGGCGGAACTCTGTTGCTCACCACGCACCGTGAGTTGGAGGCTTTGTGCCTTGATCGCGACCTCATGCACTTCAAGCTATATGTCGCGTTGAAATATGCAGAGCTGGTTTATTACGGCCTGTGGTTCACGCCATTACGCGAGTCGCTCGATGCCTTCGTCGCCAGCACACAAGGCGAAGTTACCGGATCGGTTGCGCTCGATCTATATAAAGGTAATGTCTCCGTTGCCAGCCGCACCTCGGATTACTCGCTCTATCGCACCGACCTGTCTTCGTTCACCATGGGCGAGAGTTACGATCAGAAAGACGCAGCGGGGTTCATCCGCATTCTCGGATTGCCCTCCCGTTCACGCGCTCTGCTGAGACACGAGGTCACAGTCCCATGAAGATGTGGTCGGGCCGGTTTCGCCAGCCGCTTGATCCGGAGTTTGAGCGCTGGCAGCGGTCACTCCCGTTCGACCGGCGATTAGTCAATGAGGAAGTTGCCGCCAGCGGCGCGCATGCTCGTGCGCTGCAGAGGATTGGTGTGCTCTCTGACAATGAGTTGGCTTCCATTCTGCAGGGATTGGAAGCAATTCTGTCAGCCGCGCAGAAGCCGGAGTATTTCAATGACGAGGAAGCGGAAGACATCCATCATTTTGTCGAGAAACGCCTCGTCGAGTTAATCGGGGAGACCGGATACAAGCTGCACAGCGGCCGCAGCCGCAATGAACAGATTGCCACCGACCTGCGGCTTTACATCCGTAAGACAATTGATGAGCTGCAGATTTTGCTGCTGGAGTTGCTCGATGTTGTAGTGGCGCGCGCTGAAAAATCCGGGAATTCCGCCATGCCGGCCTACACCCATCTGCAGGCTGCCGAGCCGGTGCTGGTGGCGCATTGGCTACTTGCCTACGCAGAAATGTACTTGCGGGATTTCACCCGCCTGGCTGATTGCCGCCAGCGGTTGAATTTTTCTCCGCTGGGGTCGGGCGCAATTGCTGGAGCGCCGCTGGCGTTGGATCGGGAAGCCATAGCACAGGAACTTGCCTTTACCGCGCCCGCAGCCAACAGCATGGACGCAACCAGCGACCGCGACTTTGCCATTGAATTCGCACAGGTGCTCTCACTGCTGTTCATGCACCTGAGCCGCTGGGCGGAGGAGATGATCCTGTTTTCATCGCAGGAGTATAGTTTTGTTCGCCTGCCGGAAAGCTATTCCACCGGCTCGAGCGCCATGCCGCAGAAGAAGAATCCTGATGCGTTGGAACTCATTCGCGGCAAGGCGGCACGCATGTTGGGGAATGCCGTGTCATTGCTGGTGACGCTCAAGGGATTGCCCCTGGCCTACAACAAAGACTTGCAGGAGACCCAGGAGCCGGTTTTTCTTGCCGCCGAGACTGCAGTGCAAAGTCTCAAGACGGCAATCGGTTTCATGCGCCAGGTCGAGTTTGATTATGAGCGCATGCAGAGCGCGGCCCAGGCGGGATTCATGAATGCCCTGGCGGCTGCGACCTACCTGGTTAACAAGGGAGTTTCCTTCCGAAAAGCGCATGAGCACATTGGCAATGCAGTCTGTTATTGTCTGGAAAAGGGTTGTGAATTGCGAGACCTTTCGTTGCCAGAGCTGCGCCAGTTTAGTCCCGAGTTCGCAGAAGACTTTTATTCCTGCCTGGGTTTGGATGCCGTGCTGGCATGTCACAACGTGACCGGAGGCACGCATCCGGCGCGAGTGCGTGAAGCGCTGGCCAAGGTGCGCCAGCAGATTTCGCTCTTGAGTGGAGAAGTTCATGCACACGCGTAGAGCCATTCTGCCCGATGCCGAGCAGATACATCATCTCGTCGAAAGCTTTTCCCAGGCCGATACGCTTTTGCCGCGCCCACTCGCGGAAATCTGCGAGAACATTCGTGACTTCCACGTCGTTGAAGATGACGGCAACATTATTGGATGCGGCGCCCTGCACCTGTATGGAGTGCACCTGGCGGAGATTCGTTCGATTTGCGTGACCCCCGAACTGCAAAAAAGAGGCGCGGGTACACTTTTAATCGAGGCCTTGCTGGCTGAGGCCGATCATCATCACGTAAGTTGCGTCTGTTTGTTTACGCTCATTCCTTCATTCTTTGCGCACTTCGAGTTCCGTGTGGTGACGCGCGAAGATATACCCGATAAGTTGTATAAAGATTGTTTGCTTTGTCCTAAGCTGCACGCGTGCGATGAAATCGCCATGGTGCGTGGTGAGCTTCCTAAATTTGCGATTCTCGGGAAAGTTCCCGTGAATTTACCGCTGGTCAAGCTAGGTGCATGAACCAAGACCACGAACCTCAACTCCATATCCCTCGCGGATTCTCATTTTCTGCTGCTACCGCCGGCATCAAAGCCAGCGGCAAGCCTGACTTGGCCTTGGCCATTGCCGCGAAAGGAACATCTGCAGCCGCCGTGTTCACCTCGAACCGCGTAGTCGCCGCTCCCATTGAGGTAGGCCGGGAGCACTTGGCGTGGTCCCGCGGAAAAATCCGGGCCGTGGTGGTCAATTCCGGCAATGCCAACTGCGCCACCGGAAAGGCCGGATATGCGGCCTGCAAGCAGATTTGTTCTGTAATTGGCGAGAATGCTGGTGTGCCCATCCAGCAGGTTTTTCCTTCCTCGACAGGGATCATTGGCGTGCCTTTTCCGGCAGAAAAGATTCTGGCCCATCTTCCGCAACTGATGGCGCAAGCCGAGGCCAGTGAAAAAGCTGTCCGGGCTTTTGTGGGCGCCATTATGACTACCGATCTGCGTCCCAAGCTGGCTTCAGCCCAATTCAAATTTGCGGGCAAACCCATTTCCATTTTGGGAATTGCCAAAGGCGCAGGCATGATCCATCCTCAAATGGCCACCATGCTGGTCTATCTTTTTACGGATGTCCAGGCTTCGCCCTCGCTGCTGAAGACTCATCTGCGTGAGGCAGTGGATGGCAGTTTAAACTGCATCTCCATTGACGGAGATACTTCCACCAACGATACTGCATTGCTTCTAGCCAGCGGCTCGAGTGGTGTAGCATTGCAATCCGCTTCGGCCCGCGCAAGGTTTCGAGATTCGCTGGCCGAGGTCTGCCGTTCGCTGGCGACGCAAATCGTGGCCGATGGCGAAGGCGTGCGGCATGTTGTGCGTTTACTCGTGCAACAGGCGCGTAGCGGGGAAGAAGCCGACCGCGTGGCCCGGACAATTGCGCATTCTCTATTGGTGAAGACGGCGTGGGCGGGAGCAGATCCAAACTGGGGACGCATCCTCGCCGCCATCGGCAACAGCGGGGTTCGGCTGGACCCGGCGCGGGTGAATATTTTCTTCGGAAAGCAGCAGGTTTGCCGCAAGGGAGAAGCCGTAAGCTTTGATGAGCATTCGGCGCATGTTTATCTGTCGCAACCTCGCTACGAGATTACGATTCAGTTAGGACGCGGCAAGAGCCACTGCGAATTTCTTACCTGTGACCTGACCACCGAATACGTTCATATCAATGCGGATTACTCGACTTAATCCAAAATTCCGCGAACAGATCCCGTAGTTACCACGTATAGTGCACCGTGTATGTAATGATCTTCTCCCCGTCCGCCGGAATGTGCACCCGGAACTCGCCGGTTTGCCCGTCTGTTTTATTGAACGTATCGGATTGCTTCACCAGGTCCCAGTTCTTGCAGCGATAGAAATGCTCGACTACCCGTATATCTGCCGCTTCTTTTTTATGATTACGCACGTGGATCTCAAAGGATTCATCAATCCAATGTTTGTCATCCAGGCGCCTGTAATCGGTCTGACGGCGTTCACCTTTTATGTCAAAAGCATTTCCGGTAAATATACGCAGGGTTTCATCTGCCGGGGTGTGAGAGATTACATTTTCACCGGTAAATTCCAGTTGTCCATCTTCGTCGCGGCGATAGAAGCGGACGTGGCCCTTAGGCAAGGGCATGCCGAGATGATTAGCCTTTGAGTTCACGATCTCCTGCATCACCCAGATGTCAGGATTTGATTCGGTGCCGTAGCTTTGGTCGGTACGGAATTGCTCGGGGCTGTAATACTGGTAGCGATTGGAATCAATTTTGGCGCCGTCATAGACGTAGACGCGTTGCGACTCCACGCCCGCCGCGCGGATGAATTCCACCTGCTTGTTCTCGCGGTCGCGCAGGGTGACAAGCCGCGGCAGCGTGTAGAGGTGATATTCATCGAAGGCCTTTTCTTTTACCTGCGGACCTATCTCATCCCGCGACGGTGCTCCGTTGATGGTATACGCCTGGAAAGCCGGAGATCCAGGCTGCACCTTGTTCACATCCCCAGCCATTAGCTTGATCTTGGCGTGTTCAAAAGTTTTTCCGCTCTGGTTATCCATCGTGACCCAGCCCACGACGTCGAGGATATCTCCTTTTGGAGGAGCCACCACGTTGTAATCGGCGTGCCAGTTCATGCCACCGGTTACGTAACTGAGTTCACCCGTTGTCTTTCCCGCTTTGTCGGAGCGCAGAACCCAATCGAGGGTGGGTTTCATGATGGTGTCATCGCCGAGAGTAGGGAAGAGGGGCTTCCCTGGCAGTCCAAAGCGTAGTTGTCCGTCCACTTCAATGATCGGGTCTCCATTTCCCGTGGCCGGGTTGGAGTAGGCCATCTGCTGCTGATAATACTGGTTGTCATAGCTCTGAAAGGCGTCGGTGTGCGGGACGTATCCGCTGCGAATAATTTTGCCTTTCACGATTTCGGTTTTCCCGTCGTGTTGCACTTCAAAATCCAGGACCTTGCCTTCATTGAGAGAAAGCAGCAAAGGCTCAGAAAGTGGATCGTTGCGGTAATTCTGTTCCAGAATATGCAGCTTGTAGGCGCCCGAGGGATCGCGCAACATGACCGAATCCGGCTCTACATGCGCCGTGGTCTCGGAGAAGCGCACATGGTTCAATCCCGGCTGCAGGTCGAGTGGGATGGGTTGGCGCACAACCGCGAAGTTCTGGTTATAAATCGTGACTGCCAGTTCGCTGCTGTTGCCCTCTTCCTCGGCGTCCCCGGCAAAATGGGCCATCAGAGTGGCCGCGAATCCGATCACAGTGATGCTGGCTAGAAACACGAATACGAGCACACGTCTGCTTTTCATCTCATCTCCCGATACCTCAAATAGACACTTTCAGAGCGTCCAAGGTTCCCATTGATTAGAACGCCAGAGCGGGCCCGACTTGCAAGAATAAAATCCGTCCTTTATCGCTTCGGCTCGACGACCACGGCCGTGCCATAACACAAAACCTCGGTTACGCCCTGCATAACTTCGGTCGCGTCATAGCGCACGCCCACAATGGCGTTCGCGCCAATCTGGACGGCATGCTGGATCATGA is a window from the Terriglobales bacterium genome containing:
- the argF gene encoding ornithine carbamoyltransferase, with translation MKTQTVKSSAVMAVPGQRPQWSKDLISIADLGPEGVKGILDLTMLVKTRPADFRRSLAGKQIVLFFEKPSLRTRITFEAGMNGLGGTSLFFDQTNARLGAREKLSDIAHNLERWVDGVVLRTFEHTTVTEMALHAGIPVINGLSSLEHPCQALADYFTLMEKFGDLKKIRLAYVGDANNVAHSLMLTAACLGSKITVATPKSYNPDPHILSTALEIASETGASIEVTHDARAAVKDADAVYTDVWASMGQESEAEKRKKTFAPYQVNEELFAQAAPHAVFMHCLPAHRGDEVTDEVIDSSRSVVFDQAENRMHAQKAVMLILLGGEIKRSPQRSAHV
- a CDS encoding argininosuccinate synthase, with amino-acid sequence MSEKVVLAYSGGLDTSIIIPWLKENYGSEVIAMVGDVGQGDDIEAVVKKAYATGASKVVVEDMREEFLTGYVFPAIMAGAVYEHKYLLGTSLARPVIAKHQVQVALREGATAVAHGCTGKGNDQVRFEHAYQALAPHLKIIAPWREWDLKSREDCLDYAEKRKIPVAASREKIHSRDRNILHLSHEGGELEDPANKPLETTWQMTQSPEAAPDKVERVEIGFAAGVPVSVNGKQMDPVSLLQQLNEIGGRNAIGRVDLVENRFVGIKSRGCYETPGGTLLLTTHRELEALCLDRDLMHFKLYVALKYAELVYYGLWFTPLRESLDAFVASTQGEVTGSVALDLYKGNVSVASRTSDYSLYRTDLSSFTMGESYDQKDAAGFIRILGLPSRSRALLRHEVTVP
- the argH gene encoding argininosuccinate lyase, whose protein sequence is MKMWSGRFRQPLDPEFERWQRSLPFDRRLVNEEVAASGAHARALQRIGVLSDNELASILQGLEAILSAAQKPEYFNDEEAEDIHHFVEKRLVELIGETGYKLHSGRSRNEQIATDLRLYIRKTIDELQILLLELLDVVVARAEKSGNSAMPAYTHLQAAEPVLVAHWLLAYAEMYLRDFTRLADCRQRLNFSPLGSGAIAGAPLALDREAIAQELAFTAPAANSMDATSDRDFAIEFAQVLSLLFMHLSRWAEEMILFSSQEYSFVRLPESYSTGSSAMPQKKNPDALELIRGKAARMLGNAVSLLVTLKGLPLAYNKDLQETQEPVFLAAETAVQSLKTAIGFMRQVEFDYERMQSAAQAGFMNALAAATYLVNKGVSFRKAHEHIGNAVCYCLEKGCELRDLSLPELRQFSPEFAEDFYSCLGLDAVLACHNVTGGTHPARVREALAKVRQQISLLSGEVHAHA
- a CDS encoding N-acetyltransferase; translated protein: MHTRRAILPDAEQIHHLVESFSQADTLLPRPLAEICENIRDFHVVEDDGNIIGCGALHLYGVHLAEIRSICVTPELQKRGAGTLLIEALLAEADHHHVSCVCLFTLIPSFFAHFEFRVVTREDIPDKLYKDCLLCPKLHACDEIAMVRGELPKFAILGKVPVNLPLVKLGA
- the argJ gene encoding bifunctional glutamate N-acetyltransferase/amino-acid acetyltransferase ArgJ encodes the protein MNQDHEPQLHIPRGFSFSAATAGIKASGKPDLALAIAAKGTSAAAVFTSNRVVAAPIEVGREHLAWSRGKIRAVVVNSGNANCATGKAGYAACKQICSVIGENAGVPIQQVFPSSTGIIGVPFPAEKILAHLPQLMAQAEASEKAVRAFVGAIMTTDLRPKLASAQFKFAGKPISILGIAKGAGMIHPQMATMLVYLFTDVQASPSLLKTHLREAVDGSLNCISIDGDTSTNDTALLLASGSSGVALQSASARARFRDSLAEVCRSLATQIVADGEGVRHVVRLLVQQARSGEEADRVARTIAHSLLVKTAWAGADPNWGRILAAIGNSGVRLDPARVNIFFGKQQVCRKGEAVSFDEHSAHVYLSQPRYEITIQLGRGKSHCEFLTCDLTTEYVHINADYST